In Pseudomonadota bacterium, a single window of DNA contains:
- a CDS encoding DUF465 domain-containing protein, with product MSEKQCDLRQKLLDLQTEHQALECFIKEEQIKPLPDQLLLQRYKRKKLHLKEQIVTLENELLPDIIA from the coding sequence ATGTCCGAAAAACAATGCGACTTACGTCAAAAACTTCTTGATCTACAAACTGAACATCAAGCTTTGGAGTGTTTTATTAAAGAAGAACAAATCAAGCCTTTACCTGATCAACTTCTTCTTCAAAGATACAAACGAAAGAAGCTTCATCTTAAAGAACAAATCGTGACTCTTGAGAATGAACTTCTTCCAGATATTATTGCTTAA
- a CDS encoding type II toxin-antitoxin system RelE/ParE family toxin — protein MFKLNLTKDALDFWETLDAKLYRQVARKVLSLLFDPYPHDSKSLIGYSEYYRIDAGEYRIIYKVEKDMIMLVLIGLRNDDNVYKKFQRKLS, from the coding sequence ATGTTTAAGCTTAACTTAACAAAAGATGCTTTGGATTTTTGGGAAACTTTAGATGCTAAGCTATATAGGCAGGTTGCACGTAAGGTTCTTTCGCTTTTGTTCGATCCTTATCCGCATGATTCAAAATCCCTTATAGGATATTCTGAGTATTATCGTATAGATGCTGGAGAATATCGAATTATTTACAAAGTCGAAAAAGACATGATTATGCTTGTTCTTATAGGGTTAAGAAATGATGATAATGTCTATAAAAAATTTCAGCGTAAATTAAGTTAA
- a CDS encoding winged helix-turn-helix transcriptional regulator has protein sequence MHEKNTPNLPFGFEEPQDSPGFLLWQTTMTWQRLIKKELEPFGVSHAQFVIMALLLWFKAHHYDTTQTLIVEWSKLDKMTVSKALKKLVEEKLVERFEHKIDTRSKSVFLTEKGKELIHQLVPRVEHIDETFFEKLGQTQPIFIQTLKKLIKGSNQ, from the coding sequence TTGCACGAAAAAAATACCCCTAATCTTCCTTTTGGGTTTGAAGAACCTCAAGACAGCCCCGGCTTCCTGCTCTGGCAAACAACAATGACTTGGCAAAGGCTTATCAAAAAAGAGCTCGAGCCTTTTGGAGTGTCCCACGCACAATTTGTCATTATGGCGCTTCTTCTGTGGTTTAAAGCCCATCACTATGACACAACACAAACACTTATTGTAGAATGGTCAAAGCTTGATAAAATGACGGTTTCTAAAGCCCTTAAAAAGCTCGTAGAAGAAAAGCTTGTGGAGCGCTTTGAACATAAGATCGACACGCGCTCTAAAAGCGTTTTTCTAACCGAAAAAGGAAAAGAGCTTATACATCAACTCGTTCCGCGTGTTGAACATATCGATGAAACTTTTTTTGAAAAACTTGGTCAAACTCAACCGATTTTTATTCAAACCTTAAAAAAACTTATAAAAGGATCTAACCAATGA
- a CDS encoding lipoprotein, whose amino-acid sequence MKKPLLYTSLLALLSGCFFITESLQAMDRDPVEEITHIRVLPLPMESIRAFLGDEQAQLYAGQVGPVQGEAEANRNDNAQRNGIRFKALLNLPCENFIEINSNEGEIFALQHPINFRTRVASYFSEYPQFNEARDLNVSQMGNGFIKGKIRYSLPDGAVKDFYIEGTLFHSGERPENNVMSAAPLAAEINESTLNLRFFYPAEAVVKRFYAIGELP is encoded by the coding sequence ATGAAAAAACCTCTATTATACACATCTCTTCTTGCTCTTTTAAGTGGCTGCTTCTTTATCACGGAATCTCTGCAAGCTATGGACAGGGACCCCGTCGAAGAGATAACGCATATTAGGGTTCTCCCTCTTCCAATGGAATCAATTCGTGCTTTTCTTGGTGACGAACAAGCGCAACTTTATGCAGGCCAAGTGGGGCCCGTGCAGGGTGAAGCGGAAGCCAATCGGAATGACAATGCTCAGAGAAATGGAATAAGATTTAAGGCGCTGCTTAATCTTCCTTGTGAAAATTTTATTGAAATTAATTCTAATGAAGGAGAGATTTTCGCGCTTCAACATCCCATAAATTTTAGGACTAGGGTGGCCTCGTATTTTTCTGAATATCCACAATTTAATGAGGCACGTGATCTTAATGTTTCTCAAATGGGTAATGGATTCATAAAAGGAAAGATAAGGTATTCTTTACCAGATGGAGCCGTAAAAGATTTTTATATTGAAGGCACCTTGTTTCATTCAGGGGAAAGACCTGAGAATAATGTTATGTCTGCTGCTCCGCTTGCGGCTGAAATTAACGAGAGCACACTTAATTTAAGATTTTTTTATCCAGCGGAAGCTGTTGTAAAAAGATTCTATGCAATTGGGGAGCTTCCTTAA
- a CDS encoding polyketide cyclase, with protein MWMRTYSQTFQNVTKEAIWELWTDINQWPTWHNDLYFCTFDGPFEVGNYFMLKPKGMRAVKIILTEIEKGHKFTDCTSFFGAKMYDTHELEETSKGHLKLTNTLKVTGPLKWLWIKFVAQNVANTVPEEMEALVNLARKKYP; from the coding sequence ATGTGGATGAGAACCTATAGTCAGACCTTTCAGAACGTTACAAAAGAAGCCATTTGGGAGCTCTGGACAGATATAAATCAATGGCCAACCTGGCACAATGATCTCTATTTCTGCACATTCGATGGCCCTTTTGAAGTTGGAAATTATTTTATGTTAAAGCCCAAAGGAATGAGAGCTGTTAAAATTATCCTGACAGAAATCGAAAAAGGCCATAAATTTACCGATTGTACTTCCTTTTTTGGTGCCAAAATGTATGATACACATGAACTTGAAGAAACGAGCAAAGGGCATCTAAAGCTCACAAACACACTCAAAGTCACAGGTCCTCTCAAATGGCTTTGGATTAAATTTGTTGCTCAAAACGTTGCTAATACAGTTCCTGAAGAAATGGAGGCTCTTGTCAATCTTGCACGAAAAAAATACCCCTAA
- a CDS encoding 50S ribosomal protein L11 methyltransferase: MTSHPSLITLSFETTESQASFFLETLDPFCLSLSCFENIENPLKWTVEALLEDSEEMHHLFMSALENISQSQQYEIPKIKVTSVPSKNWVLETYQAFPPLMIGPFYIHGSHTTDACPEGLIPLQINAATAFGSGEHATTKGCLMLLYDLWILKKVSSDPPLSFLDVGTGSGILAFAMAGLFKTRVIALDNDPESIRVTNENTHLNNLSDKIETYLSEGFDILKKRNAPPFSVIMANILKDPLLEMAEDMGFYTQKNGYIILSGLLTTQALEVIKHYEKAGFKFLKSYEEKEWSALLLQKST; the protein is encoded by the coding sequence ATGACATCTCACCCCTCTCTTATAACGCTTTCTTTTGAAACCACTGAGTCTCAAGCTTCCTTTTTTCTTGAGACTTTAGATCCTTTTTGTCTTTCTCTGTCTTGTTTTGAAAATATAGAAAACCCACTTAAATGGACTGTGGAAGCTCTTTTAGAAGACTCTGAAGAAATGCACCATCTGTTTATGAGCGCCCTTGAAAATATTTCTCAGAGTCAACAATATGAAATTCCAAAAATTAAAGTGACCTCAGTTCCTTCAAAAAATTGGGTTCTTGAAACATACCAGGCATTTCCTCCTCTCATGATTGGACCGTTCTATATTCATGGAAGCCATACAACAGATGCTTGCCCTGAAGGGCTTATCCCACTTCAAATTAATGCCGCAACCGCTTTTGGATCTGGCGAACATGCTACAACAAAAGGATGCCTTATGCTCCTTTATGACCTTTGGATCTTAAAGAAAGTCTCTTCTGATCCTCCTCTTTCTTTTTTAGATGTGGGAACGGGCTCTGGAATTTTAGCCTTTGCGATGGCCGGCCTTTTTAAAACAAGGGTAATTGCCCTTGATAATGATCCTGAATCCATTCGTGTAACAAACGAAAACACCCATTTAAATAATCTATCTGATAAAATTGAGACATATCTGAGCGAAGGATTCGACATTCTTAAAAAAAGAAACGCACCTCCCTTCAGTGTAATCATGGCGAATATTTTAAAAGACCCGCTTCTTGAAATGGCTGAAGACATGGGTTTTTATACACAAAAAAACGGCTATATTATTCTCTCTGGGCTTCTCACAACACAAGCCTTAGAGGTTATTAAACACTATGAAAAAGCAGGGTTTAAGTTTCTAAAAAGTTATGAAGAAAAAGAATGGTCTGCTCTTTTGCTTCAAAAAAGCACTTAA
- a CDS encoding EamA family transporter, whose protein sequence is MRLLSSQHKGIFYASLSGMLYGFLAYFGMMIITEGHSSVFNMLFWRFFVTTLAFLVILIPAQEVIYDKRQILYAFGGAFFYGACAALYFVASEYIGTGLAMVIFFTYPTIVALLNWFFHRYKITLFYYISFILTAVGIFLLSDRSQMTFDFYGIFLAFLAGISYSFYMLITKKQAQNLNPILSSFVISIGNAILFLGLSLFNHSFFIPTTSLIWINIFGVSIIATVFPLFLLLMSLKYINSTKASIVSVLEPVVTVIIGVLLLHESLSWIQIIGIVVILAGTLSIQFDKNVDSPKRVQD, encoded by the coding sequence ATGAGATTATTATCAAGCCAACATAAGGGAATCTTTTACGCCAGTCTTTCTGGAATGCTCTATGGGTTTCTTGCTTATTTTGGAATGATGATTATAACAGAAGGACATTCTTCTGTTTTTAACATGTTGTTTTGGCGATTTTTTGTAACAACACTTGCTTTTTTAGTGATTTTAATTCCAGCTCAAGAGGTTATATATGATAAACGCCAAATCCTCTATGCTTTTGGGGGCGCTTTTTTCTATGGGGCCTGTGCGGCGCTTTATTTTGTTGCAAGTGAGTACATTGGAACTGGACTCGCAATGGTGATTTTTTTCACCTATCCCACAATTGTCGCTCTTTTAAATTGGTTTTTTCACCGTTATAAAATTACGCTTTTTTATTATATTTCTTTTATTTTAACGGCGGTTGGAATCTTTTTGCTCAGCGATCGCAGTCAAATGACTTTTGATTTTTATGGAATCTTTCTCGCGTTTTTGGCAGGGATAAGTTATTCTTTTTATATGCTGATTACAAAAAAGCAGGCACAAAATCTTAATCCCATTTTATCTTCTTTTGTTATTTCTATCGGAAATGCGATTCTTTTTTTAGGACTTTCTCTTTTTAATCATAGTTTTTTTATCCCCACGACCTCTCTTATTTGGATAAATATTTTTGGTGTAAGTATCATTGCAACTGTTTTTCCTCTCTTTTTGCTCCTCATGAGTTTAAAATATATTAACTCGACGAAAGCCTCTATTGTTTCCGTTTTAGAGCCTGTTGTGACAGTAATTATAGGCGTTTTATTATTACATGAATCGTTAAGTTGGATCCAAATTATTGGAATTGTTGTGATTCTTGCCGGAACTCTTAGCATTCAATTTGATAAAAATGTTGATAGCCCGAAAAGAGTGCAAGATTAG
- a CDS encoding UvrD-helicase domain-containing protein, translating into MNHDILSSFSFLETLNTPQQQAVLNLDGPLLVLAGAGTGKTRVLISRIVHILNTQRAYPSEILAVTFTNKAAQEMKQRVGDLLGHSVEGLWLGTFHSLCSRILRSHAELLGLETSFTILDKDDQLRLIKELLKLENIDDKHYPARAYEYAISRLKDQALTPEQISHAPKELLTLPKVSHIYTLYQQRLKILNAVDFGDLILHTITLFRSFPDVLEHYQNKFKFILVDEYQDTNIAQYLWLRLLAQKTHSICCVGDDDQSIYGWRGAEVGNILRFEQDFKDAQIIRLEQNYRSTPHILKAASHLISHNEGRLGKTLWTEESSGHKIKVKGMWDGSEEARFVSDEIENLHLKGYPLSEMAILVRAGFQTRSFEERLLNIAIPYRVIGGLRFYERLEIRDAIAYLRIVVQPRDSLAFERILNTPRRGIGETTVQLLHETAREQNLSLLEAARFLLQTVMIKGAAQRGLTTLLSNLSQWSSLLSQEEPSLLAKRILEESGYTDFWAQDKSPDAPGRLENLKELVTAIQEFPSLTGFLEHISLIMDNAAQTQGDQVTLMTLHSAKGLEFQTVFLVGWEENVFPHARSLNEQGKKGLEEERRLAYVGITRARSNVYITYAANRQIYNQWQSSYPSRFIQELPNEDIEHEGLQGMHFSQSFQEKPAFSSTFTKFSEKRSFSFPSSTQKQSLYKIRERVFHEKFGYGIIQSIEGDRLEIDFDKAGLKKIISDFISKAS; encoded by the coding sequence ATGAACCATGACATTTTATCCTCTTTTTCTTTTTTGGAAACCTTAAACACGCCTCAACAACAAGCTGTCCTAAATCTTGATGGGCCCCTTCTTGTTCTTGCAGGAGCTGGCACCGGAAAAACACGTGTTTTGATTTCACGTATTGTCCATATTCTCAATACCCAGAGAGCCTATCCTTCCGAAATTCTTGCCGTTACATTTACAAATAAAGCAGCACAAGAAATGAAACAACGGGTTGGAGATCTCCTTGGTCATTCTGTTGAAGGGCTTTGGCTTGGAACTTTTCATTCACTTTGTTCGCGTATACTCAGAAGTCATGCTGAACTCTTGGGCCTTGAAACTTCGTTTACAATTTTAGATAAAGATGATCAACTTCGTCTTATCAAAGAGCTTTTAAAGCTTGAAAATATAGATGATAAACACTATCCAGCACGTGCTTATGAATATGCAATTAGCCGTTTAAAAGATCAAGCTTTAACACCTGAACAAATATCCCATGCTCCGAAAGAGCTTTTAACGCTTCCCAAAGTCTCTCATATATACACGCTCTATCAACAACGATTGAAAATTTTAAATGCTGTCGATTTTGGAGATCTTATTCTTCATACCATAACACTCTTTAGATCATTTCCGGATGTTTTAGAGCATTATCAGAATAAATTTAAATTCATTCTTGTTGATGAATACCAAGATACGAATATTGCACAGTATCTATGGCTGCGTCTTCTTGCTCAAAAAACACATTCCATTTGTTGCGTTGGAGATGATGATCAATCTATTTATGGTTGGCGTGGCGCTGAAGTTGGTAATATTTTGCGCTTTGAACAAGACTTTAAAGACGCCCAAATTATAAGACTTGAGCAAAATTATAGATCGACTCCCCATATTCTCAAAGCAGCATCCCATCTTATCTCCCATAATGAAGGCCGACTTGGCAAAACCCTTTGGACAGAAGAAAGTAGTGGCCATAAAATTAAGGTTAAAGGAATGTGGGATGGAAGCGAAGAAGCCCGCTTTGTAAGCGATGAAATTGAAAATCTTCACCTCAAGGGATATCCTTTGTCAGAAATGGCAATTTTAGTAAGAGCGGGGTTTCAAACACGTTCTTTTGAAGAACGTCTTTTAAATATCGCGATTCCTTATCGCGTAATTGGTGGACTTCGTTTTTACGAACGTCTTGAAATTAGAGATGCCATTGCTTACTTACGAATTGTGGTTCAGCCCCGAGACAGTCTTGCTTTTGAGCGTATTTTAAATACACCCCGTCGAGGCATTGGAGAAACAACGGTTCAACTTTTGCATGAAACAGCCCGTGAGCAGAATTTAAGCTTGCTGGAGGCGGCTCGATTTTTGCTCCAAACCGTTATGATTAAAGGGGCAGCTCAACGTGGGCTAACAACACTTCTTTCAAACCTTTCGCAGTGGAGCAGTCTTCTTTCTCAAGAAGAGCCTTCTCTGTTAGCCAAGCGTATTTTAGAAGAATCAGGGTACACTGATTTTTGGGCGCAAGACAAATCTCCCGATGCCCCTGGCCGCCTTGAAAACCTTAAAGAACTCGTGACTGCAATTCAGGAGTTTCCGAGCCTTACAGGATTCTTAGAGCATATCTCACTTATTATGGACAATGCCGCTCAAACGCAAGGGGATCAAGTCACCCTTATGACACTCCACAGTGCGAAAGGTTTAGAGTTTCAAACTGTCTTTCTTGTGGGGTGGGAAGAAAATGTGTTTCCCCATGCAAGGTCTCTCAATGAGCAAGGTAAAAAAGGCTTAGAAGAAGAACGTCGGCTTGCTTATGTCGGAATCACCCGGGCGCGATCAAATGTCTACATTACATATGCAGCCAACCGACAGATCTACAATCAATGGCAGTCTTCTTATCCTTCTCGCTTTATTCAAGAGCTTCCAAACGAAGATATTGAACATGAAGGTCTCCAAGGCATGCATTTTTCCCAAAGTTTTCAAGAAAAGCCCGCTTTCTCTTCAACTTTCACAAAATTTTCTGAAAAAAGAAGCTTTTCATTTCCCTCATCAACACAAAAACAGAGTCTGTACAAGATTAGAGAACGTGTCTTTCATGAAAAGTTTGGTTATGGCATCATCCAATCTATTGAGGGTGATCGATTAGAAATTGATTTTGATAAAGCAGGCCTTAAGAAAATAATCTCTGACTTTATCTCCAAGGCTTCTTAA
- a CDS encoding ATP-dependent 6-phosphofructokinase, with product MKRIAILTSGGDCAGLNAVIRAVTYRAIQGYGWEVLGIRNGTQGLLARPLEYETLTLSLRGFEDRLLRMGGTILGTTNKGNPFHYPMPDGTFLNRSQEIIEGYRSLKIDALIGVGGDGSLKILSELAAQGNINFVAIPKTIDNDLGITENSIGFSTAVQVATEALDRLQPTAASHDRVMILEVMGRDAGHIALISGIAGGADVILIPEIPYRMSVIADKIKQLQKRGQRSALVIVAEAVKKENGDSVVIHDITGKERYGGIGHYLGEKISQITGAETRVTVLGHLQRGGQPDFRDRLLASAFGVHAVDLVAEQKFNRMVAWQNRKVIDVSIEEAIAHYQAVNIHGTMMATARGLGICFGD from the coding sequence TTGAAACGAATTGCAATTTTAACAAGTGGTGGTGATTGTGCTGGCCTCAATGCTGTTATTCGTGCAGTTACATATCGGGCCATACAAGGATATGGATGGGAGGTTCTTGGAATTCGTAATGGAACACAAGGCCTTTTAGCGAGGCCTTTAGAATACGAGACATTAACCCTTTCATTAAGAGGGTTTGAAGATCGCTTGTTACGTATGGGTGGGACAATTTTAGGAACAACAAATAAAGGAAATCCTTTCCATTATCCAATGCCAGATGGTACTTTTTTAAATAGATCTCAGGAAATCATTGAAGGCTATCGCAGTCTTAAAATTGATGCATTAATTGGGGTCGGAGGGGATGGAAGTTTAAAAATTTTGTCTGAACTTGCTGCCCAAGGAAATATAAATTTTGTGGCAATCCCAAAAACCATTGATAATGATCTTGGTATTACGGAAAACTCAATTGGATTTTCGACGGCCGTTCAAGTTGCAACAGAAGCGTTAGATCGCTTGCAACCCACGGCAGCGAGCCATGATCGCGTCATGATATTGGAAGTCATGGGGCGGGATGCAGGTCATATCGCTCTTATTAGTGGCATCGCGGGGGGAGCTGATGTTATTCTTATTCCGGAAATCCCCTATCGTATGTCCGTGATTGCTGATAAAATCAAACAACTTCAGAAAAGAGGGCAGCGGTCTGCACTTGTTATTGTTGCGGAGGCTGTTAAAAAAGAGAATGGAGATTCCGTTGTTATCCATGACATTACAGGAAAAGAACGTTATGGAGGAATTGGACATTATCTCGGTGAAAAAATTTCACAAATTACAGGAGCTGAAACCCGTGTGACGGTTTTAGGCCATTTGCAAAGAGGAGGGCAACCAGACTTTAGAGACCGGCTTCTTGCTTCTGCCTTTGGTGTGCATGCTGTGGATCTCGTGGCAGAGCAAAAATTTAATCGTATGGTTGCCTGGCAAAATCGTAAGGTGATTGATGTTTCTATAGAAGAAGCAATTGCTCATTATCAAGCTGTAAACATTCATGGAACAATGATGGCAACAGCACGTGGGCTTGGAATTTGTTTTGGAGACTGA
- a CDS encoding type II toxin-antitoxin system Phd/YefM family antitoxin — protein MKTVSATEAKTNFGKYLSIAISEPVVISKAGHEAIVMISKEELNRLEACEDAYWGMRARQAEKKGYLGEEESAKIIEKLINV, from the coding sequence ATGAAGACTGTTTCTGCAACAGAAGCCAAAACAAATTTTGGAAAATATCTTTCAATAGCTATATCTGAGCCCGTTGTCATTAGTAAAGCTGGACATGAGGCAATCGTTATGATTTCAAAAGAAGAACTTAATCGTCTAGAAGCCTGTGAAGATGCCTATTGGGGAATGCGTGCACGTCAGGCTGAAAAAAAAGGGTATCTTGGAGAAGAAGAAAGCGCAAAAATTATAGAGAAGCTTATTAATGTTTAA
- a CDS encoding nucleoside:proton symporter, with translation MYIQGLFGILFFVSLCWILSEDRKKVSLKAILIGLFTQFILALALTEISFIRDFFLTLGRGVTILKEATLQGTSFVFGYIGGGAVPFHVVENGNTFSMAFQALPLIFVVSAISMLLFYWRILPAVVRGLSWFLQRIMGIGGALGVCGAAKVFLGQTEAPLLIRPYLNDLSRSELFTVMTLGMATTSGTIMALYAAILESSVPNVLSHILTASIISVPAAITLSRIMIPQVGAVTSGNLVMPYEFTSTMDAISRGASDGIRLFINIVAVLIVFVALVALLNKGLTYFVPNIYGEPLTLQRILGTIMAPFTWLMGIPWADAKIAGSLLGTKTILNEIYAFSELSKMSHETLSPHSRLIMVYALCGFANFSSIGIQIGGLGMMAPERRKDIISLGFKAVFAGTLSTMLSGTIVGLLSYLHP, from the coding sequence ATGTATATCCAAGGACTTTTTGGTATTTTATTTTTTGTAAGTTTATGTTGGATTCTGAGTGAAGATCGAAAAAAAGTAAGTCTTAAAGCAATTCTTATTGGCCTTTTTACCCAATTTATTCTTGCCCTTGCTTTAACTGAAATTAGTTTTATTCGAGATTTTTTCTTAACACTTGGACGGGGCGTTACCATTTTGAAAGAAGCAACACTTCAAGGAACAAGCTTTGTTTTTGGATATATCGGAGGAGGCGCTGTTCCTTTTCATGTCGTCGAAAATGGAAATACCTTTAGTATGGCGTTTCAAGCTCTTCCGCTTATTTTTGTTGTAAGTGCGATTTCAATGCTTCTTTTTTATTGGCGTATTCTGCCTGCTGTTGTGCGTGGACTTTCTTGGTTTCTTCAACGAATTATGGGCATTGGAGGAGCTTTGGGTGTCTGTGGTGCTGCAAAAGTTTTTTTAGGGCAAACCGAAGCTCCCCTTCTGATTCGTCCTTATCTAAATGATCTTTCGAGAAGTGAACTTTTTACAGTCATGACGCTCGGGATGGCAACAACTTCGGGAACCATTATGGCTTTGTATGCAGCGATTTTAGAATCTTCAGTTCCAAATGTTCTCTCTCATATTTTAACAGCTTCCATTATTAGCGTGCCGGCTGCTATTACCCTCTCACGCATTATGATCCCTCAAGTAGGCGCTGTTACATCTGGGAATCTTGTTATGCCTTATGAATTTACGAGTACCATGGATGCCATTTCAAGAGGGGCCTCCGATGGAATTCGTCTCTTTATCAATATCGTCGCGGTTTTAATTGTCTTTGTTGCCCTCGTTGCTCTTCTTAATAAAGGACTGACGTATTTTGTTCCAAATATTTATGGGGAACCTTTAACACTTCAAAGAATTTTAGGAACCATCATGGCTCCTTTTACATGGCTTATGGGGATACCTTGGGCAGACGCGAAAATCGCTGGAAGTCTTTTAGGAACCAAAACAATTTTAAATGAAATTTATGCATTCAGTGAACTTTCAAAAATGTCCCATGAAACCTTAAGCCCTCACAGCCGTTTAATTATGGTTTATGCTTTGTGTGGATTTGCAAACTTTTCAAGTATTGGAATCCAAATTGGAGGCCTTGGCATGATGGCCCCAGAAAGAAGGAAAGACATTATTTCTCTCGGATTTAAGGCTGTATTTGCTGGAACCCTGTCAACGATGTTGTCAGGGACAATTGTTGGACTTTTGTCTTATCTTCACCCCTGA
- a CDS encoding AAA family ATPase codes for MAKFIGRKRELEILHGLTQKKTASLIVIKGRRRIGKSRLIKEFGETHKPYYIFSGLPPTPQTTKQSQINEFVRQLREYFRLPNIRFSDWGDVFYFLADKVKTGKVIVVFDEISWIGSKDSDFLGKLKNAWDLHFKENDNLILILCGSVSSWIEKNILNSTGFVGRTSAPITIGELSLSECNEFFGSKGKLISAYEKFKILAITGGIPKYLEEIRPELTADQNIKNLCFIKEGFLFNEFDQMFSDLFLSKSSFYKKALELLVNGNIEGTTLCKAIKFTQNNTTSDYLYELMQAGFISRDYTWNLATQTEAKLSHYRLKDNYTRFYLKYILPNKNRISDGAFESKALSSLPNWNTIMGLQFENLVLNNRKRIQELLQISPDEIIWDNPFFQNKTSKQPGCQIDYLINTKFSNLYLCEIKFSQSEIKKDIIEEMEQKIKNLQKPKGFSCRPILIHVNGVHEEVKELDYFFHIIDFSDLLKK; via the coding sequence ATGGCAAAGTTTATTGGACGAAAAAGAGAACTAGAAATTCTTCACGGGCTCACTCAAAAAAAGACTGCGAGTCTTATTGTCATAAAAGGTCGACGCCGCATTGGCAAGAGTCGCCTTATTAAAGAATTTGGAGAGACGCATAAGCCTTATTATATTTTCTCAGGTCTTCCCCCTACTCCCCAAACAACAAAACAATCACAGATTAATGAATTTGTCAGACAGTTACGAGAATATTTTCGGCTTCCAAATATTCGGTTTAGTGACTGGGGAGACGTTTTTTATTTCTTAGCAGATAAAGTTAAAACTGGCAAAGTCATCGTTGTATTTGATGAAATTTCTTGGATCGGATCCAAAGATTCAGACTTTTTGGGAAAATTAAAGAATGCATGGGATCTTCACTTTAAAGAAAATGATAACCTCATTCTAATATTATGTGGGTCGGTCTCTTCCTGGATTGAAAAAAATATTTTAAATAGCACAGGATTTGTTGGAAGAACTTCCGCTCCTATTACCATAGGAGAACTTTCTTTAAGCGAATGCAATGAATTTTTTGGATCAAAAGGAAAACTTATTTCTGCTTATGAGAAGTTTAAAATTTTAGCAATTACGGGAGGAATTCCTAAATATCTTGAAGAAATTCGACCAGAATTAACAGCAGACCAAAACATAAAGAACCTGTGCTTTATCAAAGAAGGATTTTTATTTAATGAATTTGACCAAATGTTTTCTGACCTCTTTTTAAGCAAAAGCAGCTTTTATAAAAAAGCTTTAGAACTCTTAGTTAATGGAAATATAGAAGGAACAACTTTATGCAAAGCGATAAAATTTACACAAAATAATACCACATCAGATTATTTGTATGAACTTATGCAAGCAGGCTTTATAAGTCGAGATTATACCTGGAATTTAGCAACTCAAACGGAAGCTAAATTAAGCCATTATCGACTCAAAGATAACTATACCCGATTTTATTTAAAGTATATACTGCCCAATAAAAATAGGATTTCAGATGGCGCTTTTGAATCCAAAGCTTTAAGCAGTTTACCAAATTGGAATACGATAATGGGCCTTCAATTTGAAAATCTTGTCCTGAATAATCGCAAAAGAATTCAAGAACTTCTTCAAATTTCTCCTGATGAAATTATATGGGACAATCCATTTTTTCAAAATAAAACATCTAAACAACCAGGCTGTCAAATCGATTATCTAATAAATACAAAGTTTTCAAATCTGTATCTTTGTGAGATTAAATTTTCACAGTCTGAAATTAAAAAAGATATCATAGAAGAAATGGAACAAAAAATTAAAAATCTTCAAAAGCCTAAAGGATTTTCTTGTCGTCCTATTTTAATCCATGTTAATGGTGTCCACGAAGAAGTAAAAGAGTTAGATTATTTTTTTCATATTATAGATTTCAGTGATCTTCTAAAAAAGTAA
- a CDS encoding DUF4260 domain-containing protein, whose product MTNSSEVPGSVTGFLRILLRLEGLAVFCTMLMAYRYFDYSWKTFFFLFLFPDISFTGYLFGKTPGAFAYNTFHSYIFPLILGILCWQFEPHFFYIPLIWGAYIGFDRSLGFGLKYSKGFKYTHLGMIKGWEKGGK is encoded by the coding sequence ATGACCAATTCCTCAGAAGTACCCGGCTCTGTGACTGGATTTTTAAGAATACTCCTTCGATTAGAAGGACTGGCTGTTTTTTGCACGATGTTAATGGCCTATAGGTATTTTGACTATTCTTGGAAAACATTTTTCTTTTTGTTTTTATTTCCTGATATAAGTTTTACAGGTTATCTTTTTGGAAAAACACCTGGCGCTTTTGCCTATAATACATTTCACTCTTACATCTTTCCTCTCATTTTAGGAATATTATGTTGGCAATTTGAGCCTCATTTCTTCTATATCCCTCTTATTTGGGGAGCTTACATTGGCTTTGACCGAAGCTTAGGTTTTGGCCTTAAGTATTCAAAAGGTTTTAAATATACCCATTTAGGAATGATTAAAGGTTGGGAAAAAGGGGGGAAGTAA